From the genome of Pirellulales bacterium, one region includes:
- the aroE gene encoding shikimate dehydrogenase: MICVSIGRGRHRHVIAEHKHLVEQGARLVELRLDYINGQINLKRVLADRPSPVIITIRRTQDGGKYNGEEAARIMLLRTAIAEGVEYVDLEEDVAAKIPRYGKTKRIVSLHDFRKTPDNLAELHARLTKLDADIVKLATLANHPHDNLRMLRLVRESQQPTVGFCMGDIGTPSRVLAGRFGSPFTYATFHHERTLAPGQLSFQQMREIYDYEHITAETELYGVIGDPIGHSLSPLIHNAAFRSAQLNKVYLPFRIPREDLGSFIDDARELGIRGLSVTIPHKEAVLKWLGKIDGAVKGVAAANTILFENGELSGFNTDYRAAMDSLASAMELDEQTATTRFLQGRSALVLGAGGAARAIAYGLMRRGAEVTLASRTSARADALAKFLGCRAIDWTARYNYSVDVLINCTPLGMHPNVDETAYEKHHLKPAMIVFDTVYNPESTLLVKDARSRSCTVVTGVEMFIRQAALQFKLFTGQDAPAELMREVLRRTIGPAKA, translated from the coding sequence ATGATCTGCGTCAGCATTGGCCGTGGCCGGCATCGCCACGTGATTGCCGAACATAAGCACCTGGTCGAGCAGGGGGCGCGGCTCGTCGAGCTGCGGCTCGACTACATCAACGGCCAGATCAATTTGAAACGGGTGCTCGCGGATCGCCCCTCGCCGGTGATCATCACGATCCGCCGCACCCAGGACGGCGGCAAATACAACGGCGAAGAGGCGGCGCGGATCATGCTCTTGCGCACCGCGATCGCCGAAGGCGTGGAATACGTCGACCTGGAGGAAGACGTCGCCGCCAAGATTCCGCGCTACGGTAAGACCAAGCGGATCGTCAGCCTGCACGATTTTCGCAAGACGCCCGATAACCTGGCCGAGTTGCACGCGCGGCTTACGAAGCTCGACGCCGATATCGTCAAGCTGGCCACGCTGGCCAATCACCCGCACGACAACCTGCGCATGCTGCGGCTGGTGCGCGAGAGCCAGCAGCCGACCGTCGGCTTCTGCATGGGCGATATCGGCACTCCCTCGCGCGTTTTGGCAGGCCGCTTCGGCTCTCCCTTCACGTACGCGACATTCCATCACGAACGGACCCTCGCGCCGGGGCAACTCAGCTTTCAGCAGATGCGCGAGATTTACGATTACGAACATATCACGGCAGAAACCGAGCTGTACGGCGTCATCGGCGACCCCATCGGCCACAGCCTCAGCCCGTTGATTCACAACGCAGCTTTTCGCAGCGCCCAGTTGAACAAGGTCTACCTGCCGTTCCGCATCCCGCGCGAGGACCTGGGCAGCTTCATCGACGACGCGCGCGAACTCGGCATTCGCGGGCTGAGCGTTACCATCCCGCACAAGGAAGCGGTGCTGAAATGGCTCGGCAAGATCGACGGCGCCGTCAAAGGAGTTGCCGCGGCGAACACGATCCTCTTCGAAAACGGCGAGTTGTCGGGCTTCAACACCGATTACCGCGCCGCCATGGACAGCCTGGCTTCGGCCATGGAACTGGACGAACAGACGGCCACCACACGTTTCTTGCAGGGGCGTTCGGCCCTGGTGCTGGGGGCGGGCGGGGCAGCCCGCGCGATCGCTTACGGCCTCATGCGCCGCGGCGCCGAGGTCACGCTGGCCAGCCGCACCAGCGCCCGCGCCGACGCGCTGGCCAAATTCCTTGGCTGCCGGGCCATCGACTGGACGGCCCGCTACAACTACTCGGTCGACGTGCTGATCAATTGCACGCCGCTGGGCATGCACCCCAACGTCGACGAAACGGCCTATGAAAAGCACCATCTGAAGCCGGCGATGATCGTCTTCGACACGGTCTACAACCCGGAGAGCACCTTGCTCGTCAAAGACGCGCGTAGCCGTAGTTGCACGGTCGTGACCGGCGTCGAGATGTTCATCCGCCAGGCCGCTTTGCAATTCAAGTTGTTCACGGGCCAGGATGCCCCCGCCGAACTGATGCGCGAGGTATTGCGCCGCACGATCGGCCCGGCCAAAGCATGA
- the cobA gene encoding uroporphyrinogen-III C-methyltransferase, producing MPSTPQHTPARVFLVGAGPGDPGLLTVRGASLLGRADLVLYDYLVNPQVLSHASPRSELVCLGRHGGGRIMSQQEVNERMITAARAGRSVVRLKAGDPLVFARATEECSALAAAGVPFEIVPGVTTALAAGAYAGVPVTGRQLSSAVALVTGHEETGKESAVDYAALARFPGTLVFYMGVTTVDHWSAGLMAGGLDAATPVAVIRRCTWPDQTTLRTTLGTVAREFHQRKLRPPVITIVGDVAGTEPLSDWFTARPLFGERAIVTRPRAQADDLCARLSELGADVLVQPAIEIRPLTNWGTVDAALARLSEFDWLVFSSANGVRYLLDRLLERDDARRLAGVKLAAIGPATAEELARYRLRAELVPGEYRAEGLAAALAEKVAGRRVLLARASRGRELLAEELRQAGATVEQVVVYESRDVTTADPAVAAALGTGSRPWVTVTSSAIARSLAALFGQNLHRARLASISPVTSQTLRELGYQVAAEAAVYTTSGLVDAILAG from the coding sequence ATGCCGTCGACGCCTCAGCACACGCCAGCCCGGGTGTTTCTGGTCGGGGCCGGGCCGGGCGATCCGGGGCTGTTGACCGTGCGCGGAGCGAGTTTGTTGGGGCGGGCCGATTTGGTCCTCTACGACTATCTGGTCAATCCCCAAGTACTCTCGCACGCGTCGCCGCGCTCCGAGCTGGTCTGTCTCGGGCGGCATGGGGGCGGGCGGATCATGTCGCAACAGGAGGTGAACGAGCGCATGATCACGGCCGCCCGCGCGGGACGGAGCGTCGTGCGGCTGAAGGCGGGCGATCCACTGGTTTTCGCGCGCGCCACCGAAGAATGCAGCGCCTTGGCCGCTGCCGGCGTGCCGTTCGAAATCGTGCCCGGCGTCACCACGGCGCTGGCGGCCGGTGCTTACGCCGGCGTGCCCGTCACCGGACGACAATTATCCTCGGCCGTGGCGCTGGTCACGGGGCATGAGGAGACCGGCAAGGAATCGGCGGTCGATTATGCCGCGCTGGCGAGATTTCCTGGCACGCTCGTGTTTTACATGGGCGTTACCACCGTCGATCATTGGTCCGCCGGCCTGATGGCCGGAGGGCTCGACGCTGCCACGCCCGTGGCCGTGATTCGTCGCTGCACCTGGCCCGATCAGACGACCCTGCGCACGACGCTGGGCACTGTCGCGCGCGAGTTTCACCAGCGGAAGTTACGGCCGCCCGTGATTACCATTGTGGGCGATGTGGCGGGAACCGAGCCGCTTTCCGATTGGTTCACGGCGCGGCCGCTGTTTGGCGAGCGCGCGATCGTGACCCGGCCGCGCGCGCAAGCGGATGACCTCTGTGCGCGGCTCAGCGAGTTGGGCGCCGATGTGCTCGTTCAACCGGCGATCGAGATTCGTCCGCTGACGAATTGGGGAACCGTCGACGCGGCGCTTGCGCGGCTATCTGAGTTTGATTGGCTGGTCTTTTCTAGCGCCAACGGTGTTCGTTATCTGCTCGATCGATTGCTCGAGCGCGACGACGCGCGACGGCTGGCCGGCGTAAAACTCGCGGCCATTGGACCAGCCACGGCCGAAGAGCTGGCCCGCTATCGGCTGCGGGCTGAGCTGGTTCCTGGCGAGTACCGGGCCGAAGGGCTGGCGGCCGCGCTCGCCGAAAAAGTTGCCGGACGACGTGTGTTGCTCGCCCGGGCCAGCCGCGGTCGGGAGCTGTTGGCCGAGGAATTACGACAGGCCGGGGCCACGGTCGAGCAAGTTGTCGTTTACGAGAGCCGCGACGTGACAACAGCCGATCCCGCAGTCGCGGCAGCCTTGGGGACCGGCAGTCGCCCGTGGGTGACCGTCACCAGTTCGGCCATTGCCCGATCCTTGGCGGCTTTGTTCGGGCAGAATTTGCATCGGGCACGTTTGGCGAGTATCAGCCCTGTCACGAGCCAGACGTTGCGAGAATTGGGCTATCAGGTCGCGGCGGAAGCCGCGGTGTATACGACGTCTGGGCTCGTTGACGCGATTCTTGCCGGCTGA
- a CDS encoding OmpA family protein has translation MRAVAAVRWPWILPLAVLVGCAQNSLTAQSQVQSLQQQQVALAQRNTELQTRALALDKDNQELQTMLGQSQQQSRLLEDQVAALRDQLGSATSQLAKVKEQTPPGGNGPEAWTVSAKPQAGAKITANNSLKSQLPAIDIPGVQARADGDVVRIEIPSSRLFSPGTARLLPEASPLLDTVAADIVRLYPNQIVGIEGHTDNDSASAGKWQNNHQLSIGEALAVYDYVSLRSRLQPGQLFVVGHGPNHPIVSNGTAAGKERNRRVELVIYPERTSGR, from the coding sequence ATGCGAGCCGTGGCCGCTGTGCGCTGGCCGTGGATTTTGCCGTTAGCCGTGCTGGTCGGCTGCGCGCAAAACTCGCTCACCGCGCAAAGCCAGGTGCAAAGCCTGCAGCAGCAGCAAGTCGCACTCGCGCAGCGCAATACGGAACTGCAAACGCGCGCTTTGGCGCTCGACAAGGACAATCAAGAGCTGCAGACCATGCTCGGCCAGTCGCAGCAACAATCGCGCCTGCTCGAGGACCAGGTGGCGGCACTCCGGGATCAGTTGGGTAGCGCCACGTCGCAACTGGCCAAGGTCAAAGAACAAACGCCGCCTGGAGGCAACGGGCCCGAGGCCTGGACCGTCTCGGCCAAGCCGCAGGCCGGCGCCAAGATCACGGCCAACAACAGCCTGAAGAGTCAGCTCCCGGCGATCGATATTCCGGGGGTCCAAGCCCGCGCCGATGGCGACGTGGTGCGGATCGAGATTCCCAGCTCCCGGCTCTTCTCGCCTGGCACGGCACGACTGCTTCCCGAGGCGAGTCCGCTCCTGGATACCGTCGCCGCGGACATCGTACGGCTGTATCCGAACCAGATCGTGGGGATCGAAGGGCACACCGACAACGACTCAGCCAGTGCCGGCAAGTGGCAAAACAACCATCAGCTCTCGATCGGCGAGGCCCTGGCGGTCTACGACTATGTTTCGCTCCGCTCCCGGCTGCAGCCGGGCCAGTTGTTCGTCGTAGGGCACGGCCCGAACCATCCGATCGTCTCCAACGGCACGGCCGCCGGCAAAGAGCGAAATCGCCGCGTGGAACTCGTTATCTACCCCGAGCGCACGTCGGGACGCTAG
- a CDS encoding APC family permease, giving the protein MNDSSANNPAATPGSPAGSSAEGTAESNNASPNSGVPSSAASNGSVKDLAAQAVAAEEATPPLPEGNETISEPEREGPIVTTIGAPTGETVVQKIPEKVKTLLVGKPRDLADQSVFHHVSLVAFLAWVGLGADGLSSSCYGPPEAFATLGEHAFLAIFLSLMTILTVFVISACYRHIIEEFPSGGGGYLVASKLLGPRVGVVSGCALLVDYVLTVTTSIAAAGNALFGIEPFNHFHSWKVETELAAIILLIVLNLRGIKESVKFLLPIFIVFLITHALLIFGSLGLHVGSSVTVVNDIAAEVKSNMSGGLGLMGMIALLLKAYTMGAGTYTGIEAVSNSMPVMREPRVATAKRTMTYMAFSLAITAGGLMIAYLLLGVTHSEDRTMNQILCERFVADLGLGEGISGSTFVWVTILAEALLLFVAAQAGFIDGPRVLANMAHDSWMPHWFANLSERLATHNGVMLMGFAAIAALLYTGGDVTTLLIMYSINVFLTFSLSMIGMVRHWWQLRNEHPWWRRRLALFLFGAVMCVSILCLTIVEKFDVGGWRTLGVTGLLVGLCFWTRNHYDTVIAKVRRLDETLGQLSAPPNATAGEVDPKLPTAVILVGGYSGLGVHTLLNAVRFAPGHFKNMVFISVAVVDSGNFKGAAALEDLRQHTEESLAKYVDLARRLGMPATSYMTIGTEPVHELELLCLSIAKQYPKVVFFAGQLLFEQDTWYHRLLHNQTAFSLQRRLQWVGLPMVILPTRVR; this is encoded by the coding sequence ATGAACGACAGTTCAGCAAACAATCCGGCGGCGACTCCTGGGTCCCCGGCAGGTTCGTCCGCGGAGGGGACCGCCGAATCGAATAACGCCAGTCCGAATAGCGGCGTTCCAAGCAGTGCCGCTTCGAACGGCAGCGTTAAGGACCTGGCCGCCCAGGCCGTCGCGGCGGAAGAAGCCACGCCCCCCTTGCCCGAAGGGAACGAGACGATCTCCGAACCCGAGCGCGAGGGACCGATCGTCACGACCATTGGCGCCCCGACCGGCGAAACGGTCGTGCAGAAGATTCCCGAGAAGGTCAAAACCCTGTTGGTCGGCAAGCCGCGCGACCTGGCCGACCAATCGGTCTTTCACCACGTGTCGCTGGTGGCGTTCTTGGCCTGGGTGGGATTGGGAGCGGACGGACTCTCCAGCTCTTGTTACGGCCCGCCCGAGGCGTTCGCCACGCTCGGCGAGCACGCGTTCCTGGCGATTTTCCTGTCGCTGATGACGATCCTTACCGTGTTCGTCATCTCGGCCTGCTATCGGCATATCATCGAGGAATTCCCCAGCGGCGGTGGCGGCTATCTGGTCGCCTCGAAGCTGCTCGGACCGCGCGTGGGGGTCGTGTCGGGCTGTGCCCTACTGGTCGACTACGTGCTGACGGTCACCACGTCGATCGCGGCGGCGGGGAATGCGCTCTTCGGTATCGAGCCCTTCAATCATTTTCACAGTTGGAAGGTCGAGACCGAACTGGCCGCGATCATCCTGCTGATCGTGCTCAACCTGCGCGGCATCAAGGAATCGGTGAAGTTCCTGCTGCCGATTTTCATCGTCTTTCTCATCACCCACGCGCTCTTGATCTTTGGCAGCCTGGGGTTGCACGTCGGCAGCAGTGTGACGGTGGTCAACGATATTGCTGCTGAGGTGAAATCGAACATGAGCGGCGGGCTGGGCCTGATGGGCATGATCGCCCTGTTGCTCAAGGCCTACACGATGGGGGCCGGTACTTACACCGGAATCGAAGCGGTTTCCAATAGCATGCCTGTCATGCGCGAGCCGCGCGTCGCCACCGCCAAGCGCACCATGACCTACATGGCGTTTTCGCTGGCCATTACGGCCGGTGGACTGATGATCGCTTACCTGCTCCTGGGTGTCACCCACAGCGAAGATCGCACCATGAATCAGATTCTGTGCGAGCGCTTCGTGGCTGACCTCGGGCTGGGCGAAGGGATTTCGGGTTCGACCTTCGTGTGGGTAACGATCCTGGCCGAAGCGCTCTTGTTGTTCGTGGCCGCCCAGGCCGGCTTTATCGACGGGCCACGCGTGTTGGCCAACATGGCCCACGATTCCTGGATGCCCCATTGGTTCGCCAACCTCTCTGAGCGGCTGGCCACGCACAACGGCGTGATGCTGATGGGTTTTGCCGCAATCGCAGCGCTTTTGTACACCGGCGGCGACGTCACCACGCTCTTGATCATGTACTCGATCAACGTCTTCTTGACGTTCTCGCTGTCGATGATCGGCATGGTCCGCCATTGGTGGCAGCTGCGCAACGAGCATCCGTGGTGGCGGCGCCGCCTGGCTTTGTTTCTTTTCGGCGCCGTGATGTGCGTGTCGATCTTGTGCCTGACTATCGTCGAAAAGTTCGACGTCGGCGGCTGGCGAACGCTGGGCGTGACGGGCTTGCTCGTGGGCCTGTGCTTCTGGACCCGCAATCACTACGACACCGTGATCGCCAAGGTCCGTCGGCTGGACGAAACGCTCGGCCAGCTTTCCGCCCCGCCGAACGCCACGGCCGGCGAGGTCGATCCGAAGCTGCCCACGGCTGTGATCCTGGTCGGCGGCTACAGCGGCCTGGGCGTACACACGCTCTTGAACGCCGTGCGCTTCGCCCCCGGCCATTTCAAGAACATGGTGTTCATCTCCGTGGCGGTGGTCGACTCGGGCAATTTCAAGGGTGCCGCGGCGCTTGAGGATCTGCGCCAGCATACCGAGGAATCGCTCGCCAAGTACGTCGACCTGGCGCGCCGGCTGGGTATGCCAGCCACGAGCTACATGACCATCGGCACCGAGCCGGTGCACGAGCTCGAACTGCTCTGCCTGTCGATTGCCAAGCAGTATCCGAAGGTGGTTTTCTTCGCAGGCCAATTGCTGTTCGAGCAAGACACCTGGTACCACCGCCTGCTGCACAACCAGACCGCCTTCTCGTTGCAGCGGCGGCTGCAGTGGGTCGGTCTGCCGATGGTGATCCTGCCGACCCGCGTACGCTAG
- a CDS encoding shikimate kinase, whose translation MPTPENLVLIGYRGTGKTTVAQQLALRLGWDWCDSDVEVELRAGKSIAAQFADEGELAFRDRESQVIAALVARERTIVAAGGGVVLRPENRRALAAAGAVVWLTAQVETIAARIAADATTAARRPNLLAGGEQEIRQLLAQRTPLYEEAATITVATDDREPGDIAGEIIDRLQLASCGSEGG comes from the coding sequence ATGCCCACGCCCGAAAACCTCGTGCTCATCGGCTACCGGGGGACCGGCAAAACCACGGTCGCTCAACAGTTGGCGCTGCGCCTGGGCTGGGATTGGTGCGATAGCGACGTGGAAGTCGAGCTGCGTGCCGGCAAGTCGATCGCGGCCCAGTTCGCCGACGAGGGGGAACTGGCCTTTCGCGATCGGGAATCGCAGGTCATCGCCGCGCTGGTCGCGCGCGAGCGGACCATCGTCGCCGCCGGCGGCGGAGTCGTGCTGCGCCCGGAGAACCGTCGGGCGCTGGCCGCGGCCGGCGCCGTGGTGTGGCTGACGGCCCAGGTCGAGACGATCGCCGCGCGCATCGCGGCCGATGCGACGACCGCCGCGCGGCGGCCCAACTTGCTGGCCGGCGGCGAGCAAGAGATCCGCCAATTGTTGGCCCAGCGCACGCCGCTGTACGAAGAGGCGGCCACGATTACTGTCGCCACCGACGATCGCGAGCCGGGCGACATCGCTGGCGAGATCATCGATCGTTTGCAGCTAGCCTCGTGCGGCTCGGAGGGAGGCTAA
- a CDS encoding tetratricopeptide repeat protein, translating to MAEQPPKPPSNDGPQPISPQTRKRLQLCFETGSKSSSGGNYDYATEMFTMCVKGDPGNLIYVQNFLGNLQKKYNNNKKGAGKLAALGITTAKGAIAKSRVQKDWKGVIASGLEILKVNPWDLSALKDMANACEQLQLDEAQLAYLKLALDVDIADPEINRLNARALGRLGRFDQAILCWSRVQKAIPRDEEAARAIPNLTVEKTIHRGGYEDAESSTEVMADKDAQSDRQGTSGPKLTPEQQLEKAIAKNPEKVDNYSELADLHLRHDRLEEAEKWLAKALQVSGGEITIRERLEDIQMRRARRDLEIAQKRAQTEKTQEAVELWKQMAEALNRTELEVYRSRSDRYPDNASLKFELALRLQRAKNYAEAIKVYQQSMADTKRKAAIHLGLGECFQGIKQFKLAASNFDQAVAATNDREPEQKKVALYRAGKLALFMKNLEVADKYLTELAGLDFGYKDVGDLLDKLNQLREDGGSSG from the coding sequence ATGGCCGAACAGCCCCCCAAACCTCCATCGAACGACGGCCCGCAGCCGATTTCTCCGCAAACGCGCAAGCGCTTGCAGCTGTGCTTTGAAACGGGGAGCAAAAGCTCGTCCGGCGGCAATTACGATTATGCCACCGAGATGTTCACCATGTGCGTCAAGGGGGATCCGGGCAACCTGATCTACGTACAGAACTTTCTCGGCAACCTGCAGAAGAAATACAACAACAACAAGAAGGGAGCCGGGAAGCTCGCCGCGCTGGGCATCACTACGGCCAAAGGCGCGATCGCCAAGTCACGCGTGCAAAAAGATTGGAAGGGCGTCATTGCCTCCGGCCTGGAGATCCTCAAGGTCAATCCTTGGGACCTCTCTGCGCTCAAGGACATGGCCAACGCCTGTGAGCAATTGCAGCTCGATGAAGCGCAGCTCGCCTATCTCAAGTTGGCGTTGGATGTCGACATCGCCGATCCTGAAATCAACCGCTTGAATGCCCGCGCGCTGGGCCGACTCGGGCGGTTCGACCAGGCCATCCTCTGCTGGAGCCGCGTGCAAAAGGCGATTCCCCGCGACGAAGAGGCGGCCCGCGCGATCCCCAACTTGACCGTCGAAAAGACGATTCACCGCGGCGGCTACGAAGATGCCGAGTCCAGCACCGAGGTGATGGCCGACAAGGACGCCCAGTCCGATCGCCAGGGCACGAGCGGCCCGAAGCTGACGCCGGAGCAGCAACTCGAAAAGGCGATCGCCAAGAATCCCGAGAAGGTCGACAACTATTCCGAGCTGGCCGACCTGCACCTGCGGCACGATCGCTTGGAGGAGGCCGAAAAATGGCTGGCCAAGGCGCTGCAAGTCTCGGGGGGTGAAATCACGATCCGCGAACGGCTGGAAGACATCCAGATGCGGCGGGCACGCCGCGACCTGGAGATCGCCCAGAAGCGCGCGCAAACTGAAAAGACTCAGGAAGCAGTCGAGCTGTGGAAGCAGATGGCCGAGGCCTTGAACCGCACCGAGCTGGAAGTGTATCGCAGCCGCTCGGACCGCTACCCGGACAACGCCAGCTTGAAATTCGAGCTGGCCTTGCGCCTGCAACGGGCCAAGAACTACGCCGAGGCCATCAAGGTTTATCAACAGTCGATGGCCGACACCAAGCGCAAGGCGGCGATCCACCTCGGTCTCGGCGAGTGCTTTCAAGGAATCAAGCAGTTCAAGCTGGCGGCCAGCAATTTCGACCAGGCGGTCGCCGCGACCAACGATCGCGAGCCGGAGCAAAAGAAGGTCGCCCTGTATCGCGCCGGCAAATTGGCCCTGTTCATGAAGAACCTGGAAGTGGCCGACAAATACCTGACCGAGCTGGCCGGGCTCGATTTCGGCTACAAAGATGTCGGCGACCTGCTGGACAAACTGAACCAATTAAGAGAAGATGGCGGGTCCTCGGGCTAG
- the rpsT gene encoding 30S ribosomal protein S20 — translation MPTTNSAKKRLRQNVVRRARNRATRSLLKTEVRKVREAVAEADAEKAGAALREAAKKLDKAAARGVIHGNAAARIKSRLSLAVKNAKGATPTKAAKKPKAKKA, via the coding sequence ATGCCGACAACCAATAGTGCCAAGAAGCGTCTTCGCCAGAACGTCGTCCGCCGGGCGCGCAATCGTGCCACGCGCAGCTTGTTGAAAACCGAGGTTCGCAAGGTGCGCGAAGCCGTGGCCGAGGCCGACGCGGAGAAGGCCGGCGCGGCACTGCGGGAAGCCGCCAAGAAACTCGACAAGGCCGCGGCGCGTGGCGTCATTCACGGCAATGCGGCGGCCCGCATCAAGTCGCGTCTGTCGCTGGCCGTAAAGAACGCCAAGGGAGCCACGCCCACCAAGGCGGCCAAGAAGCCCAAGGCGAAAAAGGCCTAA
- the hisH gene encoding imidazole glycerol phosphate synthase subunit HisH: MIAVIDYGMGNLRSVQKGFEKVGHEAVITSDPATIDAAERVVLPGVGAFGDAMHELRERGLADVTRRAARSGRPFLGICLGLQLLFEVSYEGGRHEGLGILGGEVVRFAPREGFKVPHMGWNELELRQPQPLFAGLSSAPYVYFVHSYYVVPNDRTVIAAEANYPQPFTAAIARDNLFATQFHPEKSQSDGLRILRNFAELPAQISADR, from the coding sequence ATGATTGCGGTCATCGACTACGGTATGGGCAACCTGCGCAGTGTGCAGAAGGGCTTCGAAAAGGTCGGGCACGAGGCCGTGATCACCAGCGACCCAGCCACGATCGACGCGGCCGAGCGCGTGGTGCTGCCGGGCGTGGGGGCCTTTGGCGACGCCATGCACGAGCTGCGCGAGCGCGGATTGGCGGACGTCACGCGCCGGGCGGCGCGCTCAGGCCGGCCCTTCCTGGGCATCTGCCTGGGGCTGCAGCTTCTCTTCGAGGTCAGTTACGAGGGGGGGCGCCACGAAGGGCTGGGCATCTTGGGCGGCGAAGTCGTACGCTTCGCCCCACGCGAAGGCTTCAAGGTGCCGCACATGGGCTGGAACGAACTGGAGCTTCGCCAGCCGCAACCCTTGTTCGCGGGCCTGTCCAGTGCGCCCTACGTGTACTTCGTTCATTCCTACTACGTCGTTCCGAACGATCGCACGGTCATCGCCGCCGAGGCCAATTATCCGCAGCCGTTCACGGCCGCCATTGCGCGCGACAATCTTTTCGCCACGCAATTTCATCCGGAGAAGAGCCAAAGCGATGGGTTGCGTATCCTGCGGAACTTTGCCGAGTTGCCGGCGCAGATTTCCGCCGACAGATAG
- the coaD gene encoding pantetheine-phosphate adenylyltransferase — MPPTDTRIAVYTGSFDPITLGHLNVIERASRLVDRLIVGIGINAGKDPLFTLEEREALVRRVTAHIPNVEVQEFSGLAVHFVRKCNARVMIRGVRPLTDLETEITMMMANRQLDPKIETVVLLADAEFAHVSSSLIKQIAPLADDEELGRFVPPEVIAALRQKMDGRPMPSRDI; from the coding sequence ATGCCCCCGACCGACACGCGGATCGCTGTGTACACCGGGTCGTTCGATCCGATCACGCTCGGACACCTGAACGTCATCGAGCGCGCCAGCCGACTGGTCGATCGGCTGATCGTGGGGATCGGCATCAACGCCGGCAAGGACCCGCTGTTTACGTTGGAAGAGCGCGAGGCGCTCGTGCGACGCGTGACCGCGCACATCCCTAACGTCGAGGTGCAGGAGTTTTCCGGCCTGGCTGTTCATTTCGTGCGCAAGTGCAACGCCCGCGTCATGATTCGCGGCGTGCGCCCGCTGACGGATCTCGAGACCGAGATCACGATGATGATGGCCAACCGACAGCTCGATCCGAAGATCGAAACCGTCGTGCTGTTGGCCGACGCCGAGTTCGCGCACGTCTCCAGCTCGCTGATCAAGCAAATCGCGCCGTTGGCCGACGACGAAGAGTTGGGCCGGTTCGTGCCGCCGGAAGTGATCGCCGCTCTGCGGCAGAAAATGGATGGCCGGCCGATGCCGTCGCGCGATATTTAG
- a CDS encoding A24 family peptidase gives MPLPLRLMVLFVVGAGVARLANWFSWWLVAMQRPLYVAAGGAHPSPGDVRLRRAWLPIVGSWQARRWEDSHPGPSGWRPLVVELLLGLAFAALYVWEVHRWELVRPLAPLGFVPAQGDGFYLHAQFISHLVLITLMLVASLVDIDEQTIPDLVTVPGTLLGLLAAVTVPASLLPVIEQRVAGPMIGFLTLASPNDPPAHLAPRGTIAWLLVALFCFLLWCVALLPWPRRGRRGWRRALSLMLARWRRDPLSIIVVACGLVGAALITVVWSMGGERWLGLVSSLVGMAACGGLIWAVRVAAGWALAREAMGFGDVTLMAMIGSFLGWQASPMVFFLAPLAGLVVGLIQWFAYRDNVIPYGPFLCLAALVVIVKWGALWAWANPLYDVPWLVPAALGVCLVLLAVMLRVWRALREALGGA, from the coding sequence ATGCCGCTTCCCTTGCGATTGATGGTGCTTTTTGTCGTGGGAGCCGGCGTTGCGCGATTGGCCAACTGGTTTTCCTGGTGGTTGGTCGCCATGCAACGGCCGCTCTACGTCGCGGCCGGTGGCGCGCATCCCTCGCCTGGCGATGTGAGGCTGCGCCGTGCCTGGCTGCCGATCGTGGGATCGTGGCAGGCGCGGCGCTGGGAGGACAGCCATCCCGGCCCGAGTGGCTGGCGGCCGCTGGTCGTGGAACTGCTGCTGGGACTCGCCTTCGCGGCGCTCTATGTCTGGGAAGTACATCGCTGGGAGCTGGTCCGCCCGCTGGCGCCGCTCGGCTTTGTCCCGGCGCAGGGCGACGGCTTCTACTTGCACGCCCAATTCATCAGCCACCTGGTGCTGATCACCTTGATGCTGGTGGCGTCGCTCGTGGATATCGACGAACAGACGATTCCTGACCTCGTGACGGTGCCGGGCACGCTGCTGGGTTTGTTGGCCGCGGTGACGGTACCCGCGTCGTTGTTGCCGGTCATCGAGCAGCGCGTCGCAGGCCCGATGATTGGATTTCTCACCTTGGCCAGTCCGAACGATCCGCCCGCGCATCTGGCGCCGCGGGGGACGATCGCGTGGCTGCTGGTGGCGTTGTTCTGCTTCCTTCTGTGGTGCGTGGCTCTCTTGCCGTGGCCGCGGCGCGGGCGTCGCGGCTGGCGGCGGGCATTGTCGCTCATGCTGGCCCGCTGGCGCCGCGATCCCTTGAGCATCATCGTGGTCGCCTGTGGCTTGGTCGGCGCTGCGCTCATCACCGTCGTGTGGTCGATGGGGGGCGAGCGCTGGTTGGGGCTGGTGAGCTCGTTGGTCGGCATGGCCGCCTGCGGCGGGCTGATCTGGGCGGTGCGCGTCGCCGCCGGTTGGGCGCTCGCGCGCGAGGCGATGGGATTCGGCGACGTCACGCTCATGGCCATGATCGGCAGCTTTCTCGGCTGGCAGGCCAGCCCGATGGTCTTCTTTCTCGCGCCCCTGGCGGGGTTAGTCGTGGGCTTGATCCAGTGGTTCGCCTATCGCGACAACGTCATTCCTTATGGGCCATTTCTTTGCCTCGCCGCGCTGGTGGTGATCGTGAAGTGGGGCGCGCTGTGGGCTTGGGCCAACCCGCTTTACGACGTTCCCTGGCTGGTGCCCGCGGCGCTTGGCGTGTGCTTGGTATTGCTCGCGGTCATGCTGCGCGTGTGGCGAGCCCTTCGCGAAGCCCTGGGGGGCGCATGA